A single region of the Hoeflea prorocentri genome encodes:
- a CDS encoding 50S ribosomal protein L11 methyltransferase gives MNQIRLFVTAGQRECAKALDLLSNRFEDDGYPISTMEIDEDTDIWEVSLYAEADQRDHLAGSVSACLEPLFSPPRLEIEELPDIDWVAHSLEGLQPVRAGRFVVHGSHDRHNLKTGELAIEIDAGRAFGTGHHGTTEGCLEMIDVLAKRRSYRRILDLGTGSGVLAIAAAKITASSILATDIDPVAVTVAAENARKNQCAGRIELKTAAGFHADIFARSGPFDLIVANILARPLMALAPGLSRNLAQGGDVILSGILAEQRMRVLAAYKAQALYHRQTLWRDGWVTLHLSR, from the coding sequence GTGAACCAGATACGCCTGTTCGTCACCGCCGGACAAAGAGAGTGCGCCAAAGCGCTCGACCTTCTGAGCAACCGCTTCGAGGATGATGGCTATCCGATCTCGACTATGGAGATCGATGAGGACACGGATATCTGGGAAGTTTCGCTTTACGCCGAGGCAGACCAGCGCGATCACCTTGCCGGCTCTGTTTCAGCCTGTCTGGAGCCGCTATTTTCCCCTCCCAGGCTCGAGATCGAGGAGCTGCCGGATATCGATTGGGTCGCCCACTCGCTGGAAGGTCTCCAGCCGGTTCGCGCCGGACGTTTCGTGGTCCACGGATCGCATGACAGGCATAATCTCAAGACCGGTGAATTGGCGATTGAGATCGATGCCGGCCGCGCATTCGGCACCGGTCATCACGGCACGACCGAAGGCTGCCTGGAGATGATCGATGTACTGGCAAAACGAAGATCGTACAGGCGAATTCTCGATCTTGGCACGGGCAGCGGTGTGTTGGCCATTGCTGCAGCCAAAATCACCGCCTCATCCATTCTGGCGACAGATATCGATCCCGTTGCCGTCACCGTCGCGGCGGAAAATGCCAGGAAAAATCAGTGTGCCGGGCGCATCGAACTCAAAACAGCCGCAGGTTTTCATGCCGATATATTTGCCCGGTCAGGACCATTTGACCTCATCGTCGCCAATATCCTGGCGCGACCGCTCATGGCGCTTGCCCCGGGTTTGAGCCGTAATCTAGCCCAGGGTGGCGATGTCATCTTGTCGGGGATTCTTGCCGAACAGCGCATGAGGGTGCTCGCGGCCTACAAGGCGCAGGCGCTCTATCACCGACAAACGCTGTGGCGCGACGGCTGGGTGACACTTCACCTGTCAAGATAG
- a CDS encoding SCO family protein, with protein MVVVRNVLIALIAVLGLAFAWLAFEWSKSGSATAEKPYGVAFNLVDQSGAQITEAAFQEKPTAVFFGFTHCPDVCPTTLFELDGWLRQVDPNGELVNAYFVTVDPERDDHEILGQYISNVTDRIVGITGDPKDIRQMAKGYNIYFKKVPTDTSDPDGDYVMDHTASVFLLNNGGRFKGTIAYGENPDTAVKKLQNLIKG; from the coding sequence ATGGTTGTTGTCAGAAATGTCCTGATCGCTTTGATTGCTGTTCTCGGCCTTGCCTTCGCATGGCTGGCATTCGAATGGTCTAAATCAGGTTCGGCAACGGCTGAAAAACCCTATGGGGTTGCCTTTAATCTGGTGGACCAAAGCGGTGCGCAGATAACCGAAGCGGCTTTCCAGGAAAAGCCGACAGCGGTGTTCTTTGGCTTCACCCATTGTCCGGATGTGTGCCCGACGACCCTGTTTGAATTGGATGGCTGGCTGCGCCAAGTCGATCCGAATGGCGAGTTGGTCAATGCCTATTTCGTGACGGTGGACCCAGAGCGGGACGATCACGAAATCCTTGGACAGTACATATCGAATGTGACGGACCGTATCGTCGGCATAACCGGCGATCCGAAGGACATCCGTCAGATGGCAAAGGGTTACAACATCTATTTCAAGAAGGTGCCGACTGACACGTCCGACCCTGACGGCGATTACGTCATGGACCACACGGCGTCCGTTTTCCTTCTCAACAATGGCGGCCGTTTCAAGGGAACGATCGCCTATGGCGAGAATCCGGATACAGCCGTGAAAAAACTGCAAAACCTGATCAAGGGCTGA